Genomic DNA from Coffea arabica cultivar ET-39 chromosome 7e, Coffea Arabica ET-39 HiFi, whole genome shotgun sequence:
AACAACTAGATCAACAAATTTAGAAACGTCATCAATTAGAATGGCTTCATAAAATTATCGCATCTGGACTCCCAGAGCAACAATAGATAAAAGGTGGCAGTGCAACTATAAAAGATCTAATAAGTATGTCAACAAATTTAGAAACTCTCCCCCACAACCCACAGTCTCCAAAGACAACACTTCAGTGGAAATTCaaatttgtaaaattacacGAAAGTAAAATTCCCTTGTTACGACAATCTTAGCAACATCATCAATTAGAATGGCTTCATAAAATTATCGCATCTGGACTCCCAGAGCAACAATAGATAAAAGGGGGCAGTGCAACTATAAAAGATCTAATAAGTATGTCAGTTAATATGTACCAAGCTGGTTTTTTATTCTCTTCAGACAAAAGAAATGCATAAACAGGTGGAAATTAGAACAGGAGTGGTTTTCTCACGTAGTTTAGGTGTATGTTTGTGCCCTACACTGTACTGAATGAGCATTTCTCACATTTGAGTAATCCACAATGACggttataatatataatatgaTAACAAGATTGGCAATTTTACCCAAATGAGTCCCCAAATTAGCAGCAAGGTCAAAGGACAGCAATAAACAATCTACTAGAGAAGCAAAGAAAATACAAGCATTCATGCATAGACTGATACACCCAGGGAAAAGATATTCCAACAATCATCCCAAAGCCAAACTTCAAAGGAAAGGATTTAGTTTTGGATATACTCACGGCAGTGCACCTCAAGTTGGGAGAATACTGGAGAAGTCTTGATACCAGATCAACGGCTTCAGGAGGCATCCGCTTATGAAAAATCTAAGTTacccaaaaatagaaaagaaacaaaaggcaACAGAAACAAATCAACAACTAAGACAGAATCATGAAAGCTTTAGTACCATAACAAAGAAAACAACTGGGCCCAATGTTCCTCACTTTGTGCCATGGGTGAGCCTTGATTTGGGGGAACTTGAACTCTGTGTAATTTGGATTCATACACTTGATTTCCTCACGAGTTGGAGTCCCTAGTACCTAGGCACCAAAAATATCCAGTTAAACTCACTTATCTTGTAAATGAGACGGATCAGGTTCCAACTTACCTTGATTATTTCCACCAGCTGATCAACTCCGCTCTCACCAGGGAAAAGAGGCTATTGAGTTTGGTATGGCAAACAAAGAAATTAAGAATGCATCATATTGTCACAGCATTGTTCACTATTTCCAACTAAGCAGTAAAGCTTAACTATGCTTTTAGAACCTGTCCAAGCAGCAACTCAGCAAGGACGCAACCCACAGACCATATGTCAATTGCAGTAGAATATTCGGTAGCCCCAAATATCAGTTCAGGTGCACGATAATATCGAGAGCAAATATAGGATATGTTCGGCTCGCCTTTGACCTGTTACCAATGATAAatgatttttaatatttttgtgaaatggcTCATCCATGTTTTCTTGTCAAGAGAAACAAAATAAACTTGACAAGGATCAATCAACAACTAAGTTACTGTGTCAGTTTCAAAAACTCAATCACCAAGAGGAAAGATAAAATACAATAGTTACCAGAACTTTTGCACTTCCAAAGTCACAGAGTTTGACCTGATGGGTGTGAGGATTGACCTGCAGAACAGACTGTGATCGTGAATATTCCCATAAAAAGAACGGCACAGATTCTGCAGAATCAAATACATACCAGTAAATTTTGAGGTTTGATATCCCTGTGACAAACTCCAATACCATGAATATATGCCAAAGCTCTGAATATCTGTCCAGTCAATTTCTCTATACGATCAGAAACAACCAAGACTTAGGTTGTCAATACTTCATAGAAAAAGTGGTCCCCCACCACAACTTTCAGCATGCACCATGCCAGTATTACATATTTCATAGTCGCTTCTCAAAACCATATCGGCCTAGGGACGGGGGAAGGATCTCAAGcaccaaaataaaagaagttGACCATGGCATCACTTCAGGAAAGTGGACTAGGATATGAACAAAAGGATTTCCAACAAAATAGCTATGATTGACCAACCATGGTTAATGTCGTTCAGACAAGGTACATGTAGTTCGCCAAAAGAAGTGAAAGGGGCAGTCATTTTATCAACAGGTACGTCAGACCAGACACATGCTTGTATTACATCTCTGTAGTAAGTTGTAAGTTGTATTACATATCTGTAGTAAAATAGTTGAAAATGAGACTACAAACTATAAAAAGGATCAAGTGATGGACCACATTAAGTTCAAGAATGAATATTGTCCAAGCTTAACCAAATGAAATAATCTTAACCAGAATTGCACTGAACAGGAGGAGGATCCAGGTAAAGCGTACAAGAAAACCAGcagaaaataacaataaaattcTTTCATTATCATTTTATTATCATGAACAACCACAGGAAAACAGACAAGATAAATTCAATGTGGCTAACCTGGTAAGTGTATAGCTTGACATAAATCATGGGCATTCGCTGGTTTGCCTTGCTATAGTGCCTAGCTACCCGATATACAGTCTCAGGTACATACTCAAGAACCAAATTAAGGTACAGCTCATCCTTTTCAGTAGTTGAAAAGAAGCAGTGCTTAAGTGAAACAACATTGGGATGATCAAGAAGGCGCATTGTCTGCAACTCCCGATTTTTGTATCTCTTATCCTGCAAAACCTTTTTGATCGCCACTGTTTCTCCAGTTTCTAGACATTTGGCCTGCCAATATTTTGCATGTTAAAGTTCATTGCAGAAGTCAAAAACCAGTTCAGCCACCTACCTCCATAAGCAAGAAAGTTTATGAttaagacccaaaaaaaaaaaaaagggtaaacccCACTTAAAGCCAAAATACACCAGAAAAATAAGGGCATACTATAAAAGCCTTTTTGTAGTATGCTATTCTAACAAAAACAAGACTTCAGCAAAAATATGTGGTAGCTTAATCAATGCCCACTTCTTCCCTTTAATGCATTTGTTTGTttaattccccccccccccccaaaaaaaaccaGGCCCGTCAACGGGTTGGGTTCTGGTCGGAATTGAAAATTCCGAACCCAAACCCATTTTAATTTGTTAGACCTGGATCCAATCCATATACCCGACGGGTCTTGTGCTTAAGATTCTGAAACCAGGTCCAACGGATCCCGGGTCGGGTCCAAGTCTACCCGGAAAGAAAAGGCCCAACATGTATCATTCGTTTTCTTTTATCCATGTTAGCAAAAAGGCCCAACATGATCCCAAAATATTTAGCAAAAAGCACTTATATGCAACTTGTGATGAATACATTTCTAGTCCAACAAGTTTGGCTCTTCCAAATCCTAATTTCTTAGATGCTTCATCTGGGATACGGGAATTTGGTTAATCTGGTAAAAGAGTACTTTTGTTAATTTAGTAAAAGAAtgtatttagaaatatttatattttataattattaatatattgcTCGGGTCCGGATCCGATACAGGTCGGAAACCTATATTCCGTATCCAACCCGTTTTTTTGTTAGAGTAAACGGATACGGGTCCGAATCTGGGTACCGGGAttatttctcaaaccatacccgaaaaaattaCTGGGTCCGTGACCCgtaattttaacaaaattaCCAGGATTATCTCTCTCTGTTTGTTGGTTAAATCAATCTAAGCCAActaaacaaaatttaacaagCACTTGGAAGATTAAATATGTGAATAGAACATTACCTGAAACACAATTCCAAATGAACCCTGTCCCACAATGCGCTCTGCCATATAACTGATGGACTGAATTCAAAAAGTATGGGGTGAGATAAGGTAAAACATTCTACAATAACCTAAGGAACATAAAGATCATTCCACAAGTAAAGTTACAGAAAGCGAGGTACTAAAGTAGGGTAGGATCAAGCCATATGGTTAGTCAACAACCAATAAATCTATACTAGTGTTAAGGGCACACCCAATGTATGTGCAATTAGGGAACAATTAAAATGAACCATTTTTGTATAAATTTTGTTTGttatacacaaaaaatttatataaaattttcatgaaaaaactTTGGTTTATATGATTATAGTAATTTGGTATTTACAATATTTAGGGTGGTTATGAGTAGTTATATAGGCAAAATGTGATTAGGTGAGTAgggtaaaaattaatttttataaggGTTAAATTGGAAGTTCAAAAGTAGTGTTACACCAACTGCCATTGCTCAGACATTATTTATTGTATAGATACTCAAGTTATCTAATCCAAAGGTATATAACATACGGTCAGAGGTCAGTCCCCAAcccacaaaaaaataaaataaagaaaccctGCTCTACCTTCTTCTACTCAATAGCAAATGTGAGTGGTTGGACCATTACGAACCAGAGACCTTTCAATCATGAGAAACTGATTTTGAAAGTTATTACCTGCTTAGGTTGACCATTTTTACCACCAATAGTAGTTACAATGATGTGCCCTGTTTCAGTACCATTTCCATCCACCACAGCCGCATCCATTTCCTGCACATAAAGGATTACCATATATATGCAATACAAGGAAAAGCAATAAATGGAAAAGACATTATACTAATTCCTGGAATACTTTCTTGAATTTACCTTTTCAACCTTTTCATCTTTGATCTTCATTTCATTGATTTCTTCAGGAAGTTTGTCAACAAGCATTGCATCAATTTTTGGTTTCCCAACAGCTGAAGGCATCACACCACCCGAAGCCATAACGGTGAACTAAGCCAGAtaagatttttttatttggttAATAGACACAGCCCAGATAATACAGCAAAAGCATACATAAACCTGGGGAAAAAAACATGTATTTAGACAAAGAACTGATAATAGAAACTACGATAAGGATGTATTGCAGAGAATAGTACTACACAGAAATTTGTTTTTCCATTGACTATACATTAACATTctgaaaaaaaatatgattcCACAATTAATATGTCAATCAACCATTTTCTTTCAGAAGAAACATGTCATAGAAGCACTCatccgaataaaacttaaaatatcaAGGTAAAAGAGGTGTCAAAACTTAATATAAATGAAGCTCCAACGAATATGATTCCACAATTAATATGTCAATCAACCATTTTCTTTCAGAAGAAACATGTCGTAGAAGCACTCatccgaataaaatttaaaatatcaaGGTAAAAGAAGTGTCAAAActtaatactccctccgtcccactttgatagtcctgttttcctttttcgtctgtcccaaattgtagtccacttccCAATTGAAGAatatagttgtattttaattttcctaaaatacccttattcaatgtaagttgttgttactataaacctaccccatttaatgagagttaattctttttttaccatcaattcaagttcccataaagttgtactttAATTAATgcgagggtattttaggaaaatagctacctaaattgattgttctaacaaagttaactattttttcttaaactgtctGAAAAAAAAaccaggactatcaaagtgagaCGGAGGAAGTATAAATGAAGCTCCAACGAATACCTTCAACAAGTACCGTTTATTCTCCAGATAACTGTTTCCAAGAAGGAAATACCAATCACCGTAgttggaaaaagaaaactacCTAACTTTGGAAATGGCCAAAACCAAACAAGCAAAACCATTGCCATCATACATCAGCTATCAAGCTGAGATAGAGGATCCAAAAGTCTGACATGATTTCCAGAATCTTAAATCCAAGCTAAAATCTCACTGATGAGTTTAGCTTTGGTGACCTTTTGTAAGACGACAATCTCAAAAAAATTCCATCTCTGTACACATTACCTTCAGTGCAGTTTCCTCATCTCAGATATTATGCACATACACTGGCAGTTCTGTCCTAATTGGGCAAGAAAGACTAGAATGGTAAAGACAGCTATCAACAGCAAGACTGAAATCATTGCACAACAGATGTCCCAGTGCTAGCTTACAAGCAAGCAAAACCAACTGCAAGGTCCCCAAAATATTCCCCCAGATCCCATCTCCACCGCCATGCCCTCAGAAGATGAGCAGTGAAGCCAAAAATTACAAGGAGATAACTTTATCCAGTACCCAGTATTTCAGCTTCTCATGATCCTACAAATCCTTGAAATTACCTTCATCCCTAACCTGGGTACGTACCTTCAGCAAATCAATTACTCGTGCCAAGTTAACATAACAGCTCCTAAAAAACTCAGATGTACCAACCAATGGAGCAAGATGACATGTGCTGAAATCCAAAAATTCCAGTTGTCACGTCAGGTTCCAAAAGCACTGGACTTACCTAGATATCTTGCAAGACTACCTCCAAGGTTCTCTTCAGATAATAGTACTAACTAGCCCCAAATTGTGCTAAACTTAAGCAGAACAAAGACAACCTCCAAGGCTCTCTATACTGGTTTCACATCACTCCAAAGACGggttaaaaaagaagaagaaactattttaatttttttaaaaaaaatagaagatgcCATAGTATACTACTAGCACATGAACTAAAACATGACGTCAGATACGCTTTCCTAAAACAAGTCTCCGGTAACAAAATGTACAGAAATTCAGGTCGAACCCAGGCGCAGCTCAGATGATCCTAATATTTCTCAAATTTCCTTTCCCCGTcagataaatttttttaaaaaaagggaaaaaatggaaataacTACTACTTTGTTAAAAAGAAGACAACTGGAGAAAGTCTCAAGAGTAACACTAAGAATGACGAGAAGAGACGTACCTGTAGCTGTGAGTTTAATCACATTTTGCGAATTGAGAAAGCTTGTGATCTGAACAACTTCAATGGACACCAACTGGACTGGAACCGGAGAGGACGAAACCACAGAGAGAAatacaaaataataatttttaaaaaaaaaatatttttccgtCGAAGTGAGAAGGTTGAGAGAGGCGGAAAGGGTAAAGTGCCAATTGCAATTCCAGGCTCCACAGCCTTGCTTTGCTACTTTCAATGAGCTTTCTGAACGGAAAGTTTTGACTGAGGACGACtcactctttctctctctttgaaTGCTCTGAGACTGATTTGGCAGAGCGGACCCCAACCAGTTTTATCAATTGTAGTTTAGTTTATGGAGGGGAGTTTCCAAGTTCTGCATCAGGAGTTTTGATTGTTTGACCGGCTACGTGTCACTATCTGGTAGGAACTGTCATGGATATAGATATACAACACTCCAACGGATTTGTTTTTTATGGACAAGGGGGCAAGAACGGACCGTTTTGATCATTTTCAATCGCGCGTAACTTTGATTGCACACGATATAACTTTATTTgcataatatgtaattttagtCCAAAATTTTACGGATCCCACACACACACATTGTGAAAATCGATATACAATTAGTGATCTGTATCACatattttttttggccaaaatctgaCCGTGAACAGTTCAGAATAACCGCTCCTGCCCctcttccattttttatatcACTGATGAAATGCcaactcttccttttttttttctttttcttttgttgtccTGTTATGGATAGGACCGCACAATTTGCTAATgcgaaagaaaaaaatgtaagttAGCGATTTGAGCAAGTCTTGTGTTTGGCATTGTTTGGCcagtaatttttctttgaaaaattgctatgttttttcgtgaacacatttttcaattacttttgcatctcatatacatcaaatcattacaataattattcttcaaaaatatctagaaaaatgcaatccaaacaagtaaGTTTTTGTGTTTGATGAACAGCATTTGATACATTTTCGACCAATTGAGCAATTGAAAAATCTTATCGTTAATTGTGGAAATCGTTTGTACATTTTCCCAATTCTTATGCAAATCAATTTCCCAATATCATGTTCACGAcaacaaatttttaaattgtTGTACATGAGAAtattattaagaaaaatattcATACAGTCGCCCATGGAAATGGGTAGCTCAAAATATTCATAACAAACGAGTCTATTACATCCCAAAATACCTGAATCCTGTAAGAGTACTTGGGATGTTTGTAATCATCTCGTACAGATTGAACCactaaatattttatataatccCACATTAACTTATAGCAAGTATTTTGAAATCCAGGACCATAAGTGACttcgtttttttatttttatcatgcTTCAATTATCTAGatcaaaatgacaaaattgtaaaattattttttatctcaaataatttggATAATATTGAactagagagagagatagagaggctAGTAAAAATCGGTTTATTTGGTTTGGTTTTTACTTTTTACACTCTGTTtcttatattttaaatttcCGAATTCAATGGAGTACATAATTGGACGGTGTCACATTCAATTCATGATCCAACTAATCGAACTAGCAAACACGAACCAACTTCAAACGTTAACTTACTTTTATTCATTCGAATCAAACCATAGTTTGAACTACTTTACTTTGACAATACTTTTAAGGGCAGTGATAGATTaatcaaaaaaaattatcataCACAATACAAAATAATCAAggatgaaattgtttgtacaCTACTAGCTATGAGATAAGCTAAATTCACCCTTATCTACATTAAATCTATATTCTTTTTTTGGATTATTAAAACATACCATTAACATTTAGATTTGTACTGAATGTGAATTAAAGATAAAGGAATGTGGATTGAATCCCTCCGCCGTATTATACAATATCTTGTTatgtaataaaaaaattattaacatGATAACATTAATGTTAAATATCACTCGAAAAGGTTTGTTGAATGGTGAGATGGGAATGATTGTAAATATAATATTCTAAATTTAAAACCCctcctaccaaaaaaaaaaaaggtacataCTAAATATCTCCCATTATGCATTTGATAGttaaaaaaaggggaaaacaaCTGGCTTAGTTTGGATGAACTGTTTTTTgatatatttttgaaatattttactgcaataatgtatatgaaaaacttttaccgtagatttttttgaggaatttttggaATATACTTTGGAGtatcttttaaaattaaaatactttttaaaaattaatactacTACCCACAACTATCGTCACCGCCACCATCTCCTCTCTCTTCCTCCTTCTCTCTTCTTCTCCTCCACCCCTCGATTTGGTCGCAGCAAAATCGCTACCAAAAAATACTAAGCTTTCTTGTCGCAATCAAACCATGACTAGACTAGATGCCTCAATCTGGTCTCGACCAGATAGAGGGTGGCAGGGAAAATGAGGGAAGGGGAAAAGAATAGAAGGATGAggagagggaaaaggaaaaagagggaggAGAAGGGAGAGATGGTAGCGGTAGTGCGTGGGGGTGGTGGTGATAGGTGAAAATtattgtaaaatttattttttatttttattttattttttgtttgtgaattatttttgatatattgtatgaatGAAATTTTGTtgagttatttttatttgtgtattattatagtattatatttttaaaaacttATTTATGAAAAACAGACCAATCCAAACATAGACACTATTGTTGATTAAAACAATACTATTTGCTCATTCTTTTAACTACTTACTTTTCCTTACTACGCATATTGTCTGGAATATATGCCACGAGTTAAACGAATAAAACAAATGTTGGACTAGTCAAAGTTAGTCTCGTCAAACATGAAGCGGATCTTGCTATTTGTCATTTATTTATAGTGTActaaaacacaattttcttttaatcgataatttttaaagttattatccttttattcaaCTTAATATTACTCTTAAAATTCACCAGTACGAGCTAGAAAAAACAAATGATGCTAGACATCCGTAGAAGATATGACATATTTTTCGTGACgtccccgcttctcccaagggcggaCCCTatggtatcggcgggacgcctgcctaactcgcgctagaattcaaaatttcgaaacaaaataTTAACGATATGAGCCAAAAGAGCActattcataatatatacaatccccaaAAGAGTATTTACATCCTTAAAAGGAGCTATCGAAACTACTATAGAATTCCATACCACTAACCAAAAGCAAAAGTAGACCCGAAGACAGGTTCTTATACAGATCACTAAAATAAGGATAAACACCTTAACTATCGAACTATTACAAGCACACCTAACTATACTAATGAATGTGCCAaggagttccccgcgtcgtctcatgttaaggaaaataaaggaaacggggtaagttatatgtttagtaagtaaacaggggtaaacaCGTAAACTTCATattaaactaaacaacaatttcacaaaatgtcaaatcaagtgcaaaagtaacaacacaaaagaaggatacaggttggctccaaagccaagtcgtttgccatgcgtgacctcctgccgacactccgtcgatcACATATAggggtccgtagaactccacttgtactcccacctaacaccttatcactctcactggccagtcacctcacaaacttgctcgagcgaacgaaatcacaaacttgagcttgagtcacaagctcgggtcacaaacttggtttaCCACTTGAACCTacgaacttggtgacctcaaactaggttggactggcttcgaccaagccccgaccgactcgaatagtccatccaggtcttgagatcgggcccacaacttcaacatttttcacgaactcacaaaagtcaccccgaactCCAAgttcaaggggttcaaacccaaaataattcatttatacatgtcatgtataaatatgcacgtaaattagggtttaggtcgagtacgatgaaatacaccctcgcctaggtacccttttatTCACCTTAAACACATAAACAAGTTATATACAAAATGGtccgaatacttactcaaaacacaaaagtagtacaagagcATAAATCATTTCGTGCGTGTTAGTTAGTAGtaggccccaccagttccgcctaactcaccacgatctgaaataaaagattgcatcacattatatcacaaacggccactaacatgcccaaaacaagcaaaacggcaaaatcgtcacatgcaagtgcggaaacgacaAAATGGACACGCGCacgcggaaacggcaaacggaaacggccagatctgccatctcaaaccgttttgatctaAAGTTAGGCTAGAAATATCGAATCAAGGTGgatgagacaccgtttcgaagctacgaggaaaggctacaacttttatttaaacatctcaacccagatctcaataggtattggtcaaaaatgcacaaaatagttCCAGCCATTTAATTTcggtttaccaaacaggccctgtttgaaagaccgtaactcacgacttaaaaatcaaaatcaagaaattccagaggcgttagaaagctcattcataaggctataactttcatgtttggaccaaaggctgaatcaatacagagcatggggaaaaatgggtccaaacatccctgtcagaactgtccaaatttgaaggcagttctgataaccgatcttgttttgatcataacttgagttacggaactcggattggaatgtactttataccgtttcgaagctaagaccaagatctacatttcctATAAAGGAATCAACACCCAGTTCACacgttatcaaaacggacatagcatggtcagaagcaaaattcaaaacGTAACACAATCCAGGGTTCAAAACAGGAGTGAGTGTTTTGGCTGTAACTCGGGCTACACTGATTcgtttgatctgaaattttgcaggtatattcaggacttaagaggctacaacttttatgttttgagaaacttctgaatcaACACACAgcataaagaaaaatggaactcaagttcggatttgtggactgccctgtttttccagatttgccggTTTTGTACGTCGCAAACGCATGGTCCGTTTTATGATTGTTATGCAGGTTTTCTAGCTAAATGCA
This window encodes:
- the LOC113723051 gene encoding shaggy-related protein kinase epsilon-like — translated: MASGGVMPSAVGKPKIDAMLVDKLPEEINEMKIKDEKVEKEMDAAVVDGNGTETGHIIVTTIGGKNGQPKQSISYMAERIVGQGSFGIVFQAKCLETGETVAIKKVLQDKRYKNRELQTMRLLDHPNVVSLKHCFFSTTEKDELYLNLVLEYVPETVYRVARHYSKANQRMPMIYVKLYTYQIFRALAYIHGIGVCHRDIKPQNLLVNPHTHQVKLCDFGSAKVLVKGEPNISYICSRYYRAPELIFGATEYSTAIDIWSVGCVLAELLLGQPLFPGESGVDQLVEIIKVLGTPTREEIKCMNPNYTEFKFPQIKAHPWHKIFHKRMPPEAVDLVSRLLQYSPNLRCTALEACVHPFFNELRDPSSRLPNGRPLPPLFNFRPQELKGASLELIAKLIPEHARNQCPFIGS